One Nicotiana sylvestris chromosome 12, ASM39365v2, whole genome shotgun sequence genomic window carries:
- the LOC138883668 gene encoding uncharacterized protein: MAKSSVNLSFPPKETTPTLTPSTTPTSKKKIKKINEQLKAGREEEPHKSDESFKSAIEGEEIVSYESEQVTYGPNITPEIISEVATNLEQRLVLVGPISSVETTKFGRVGGKNEKEKEKESEDARSAVRGKGKRVVDSSPTPVSLTKETGTMVVWEEESAGIEGSETLADLLKRVIESYNPKKKGSSKAKPLALLGQIRKGKDAPSAIVEIPPIRGRDTRSQKKQNKAELEKALEEKRLIREIIRYEIEQVEVLTPKSKKAKTSSKKSVSKSKSTEPSTLAKRTRSTVKSRKVKIVEKEEWSGKEEEDDSDAEKKRWSNLGRGLS; the protein is encoded by the exons ATGGCAAAATCTTCTGTAAATCTTTCATTCCCACCAAAGGAAACCACACCCACACTCACCCCTTCAACCACACCAACTTCCAagaaaaaa ATCAAGAAAATAAACGAACAATTGAAAGCGGGTAGGGAAGAAGAACCCCATAAATCTGATGAATCGTTTAAATCTGCTATTGAGGGGgaagaaattgtttcttatgagAGTGAACAGGTAACCTATGGCCCTAACATTACTCCTGAGATAATCTCTGAGGTTGCTACGAATTTGGAGCAAAGGCTTGTGCTGGTAGGACCTATATCAAGTGTTGAAACTACTAAGTTTGGAAGGgttggtggtaaaaatgaaaaagaaaaagaaaaggagagtgaGGATGCTCGGAGTGCTGTGAGAGGAAAGGGTAAAAGAGTGGTTGATTCTTCACCCACTCCTGTTAGCCTAACCAAAGAAACAGGTACAATGGTTGTTTGGGAAGAGGAATCGGCTGGAATAGAGGGGAGT GAAACCCTCGCAGACCTATTGAAAAGAGTGATTGAAAGTTATAAtccaaagaagaaaggaagttcaAAGGCTAAACCTCTGGCACTGCTAGGGCAAATAAGAAAAGGGAAAGATGCCCCTTCAGCTATTGTTGAAATTCCTCCCATAAGAGGAAGAGACACAAGAAGCCAGAAGAAGCAAAATAAGGCAGAACTGGAGAAAGCCTTAGAAGAAAAGCGGCTGATAAGGGAAATAATAAGAT ATGAGATAGAACAAGTGGAGGTTCTGACTCCTAAATCCAAGAAAGCAAAGACTTCCTCTAAGAAGTCTGTTTCAAAGTCAAAGTCTACTGAACCATCCACTTTAGCAAAAAGAACCAGGTCTACTGTGAAATCAAGAAAAGTGAAAATTGTAGAGAAAGAAGAATGGAGTggaaaggaagaagaagatgattctGATGCTGAGAAAAAAAGATGGTCAAATTTGGGAAGAGGACTGTCTTGA